A DNA window from Staphylococcus warneri contains the following coding sequences:
- the pheS gene encoding phenylalanine--tRNA ligase subunit alpha, translating into MTQNDYMSELKQQALVDINAANDEKALQDVKVKYLGKKGSVSSLMKNMKDLPNEEKPAYGQKVNELRQTIQQELDERQTILANEKLNQQLAEETIDVTLPSRQIEIGSKHPLTRTIEEIEDLFLGLGYEIVDGYEVEQDHYNFEALNLPKSHPARDMQDSFYITEETLMRTHTSPVQARTLEQRNGQGPVKIICPGKVYRRDSDDATHSHQFTQIEGLVVDKNIKMSDLKGTLELLAKELFGADREIRLRPSYFPFTEPSVEVDVSCFKCKGQGCNVCKHTGWIEILGAGMVHPNVLTMAGFDADEYSGFAFGMGPDRIAMLKYGIEDIRHFYTNDVRFLDQFKAVEDRGEA; encoded by the coding sequence ATGACTCAAAATGATTATATGAGTGAATTAAAACAACAAGCATTAGTTGATATTAATGCTGCAAATGATGAAAAAGCATTACAAGATGTCAAAGTAAAATATTTAGGTAAAAAAGGTTCGGTAAGTAGTTTAATGAAAAATATGAAAGACTTACCTAATGAAGAAAAGCCAGCGTACGGACAAAAGGTGAATGAATTAAGACAAACGATTCAACAAGAACTAGATGAAAGACAAACGATTTTAGCCAATGAAAAGTTAAATCAACAACTTGCAGAAGAAACAATTGATGTGACATTACCTAGTCGCCAAATAGAAATAGGCTCAAAACATCCATTGACACGTACAATTGAAGAGATAGAAGATTTATTCTTGGGCTTAGGTTATGAAATTGTTGATGGTTATGAAGTAGAACAGGATCATTATAATTTTGAGGCATTAAACTTACCTAAATCACATCCTGCACGTGATATGCAAGATAGTTTTTATATTACTGAAGAGACTTTAATGAGAACACATACGTCTCCAGTACAAGCACGTACGTTGGAACAACGTAATGGACAAGGTCCAGTGAAAATTATTTGTCCAGGTAAAGTATATCGTCGTGATTCAGATGATGCGACGCATAGTCATCAATTTACACAAATTGAAGGTTTAGTTGTAGATAAAAATATTAAGATGAGTGATTTAAAAGGTACATTAGAATTATTAGCTAAAGAATTGTTCGGTGCAGATAGAGAAATTCGTCTACGTCCAAGTTATTTCCCATTCACTGAACCATCTGTAGAAGTGGATGTTTCATGCTTTAAATGTAAAGGCCAAGGTTGTAATGTGTGTAAACATACCGGTTGGATTGAGATTTTAGGTGCAGGAATGGTGCATCCTAACGTATTAACAATGGCAGGATTTGATGCTGATGAATACTCTGGATTCGCGTTTGGTATGGGACCTGACCGTATCGCTATGTTGAAGTACGGTATTGAAGATATTCGACACTTCTATACAAACGATGTGCGATTCTTAGATCAATTTAAGGCTGTAGAAGATAGAGGTGAAGCGTAA
- a CDS encoding TrmH family RNA methyltransferase, protein MEQITSAQNNKIKNANKLKKKKDRDKTGLALIEGVHLIEEAYQSGLVIEQLFVVDPSRTDSSLIEYANETFEINLKVAESLSGTVTPQGFFAVIKKPDYDITTAKQVLLIDRIQDPGNLGTLIRTADAAGIDLIVMEKGTADPYQDKVLRASQGSVFHIPVISESLQSYINTFNGPVYGTALDNAVSFKEVEAQETFALILGNEGEGVDPALLEHTTQNITIPIYGQAESLNVAIAGSILLYQLKG, encoded by the coding sequence ATGGAACAAATTACGTCTGCACAGAATAATAAAATTAAAAATGCGAATAAATTGAAGAAAAAGAAAGATCGAGATAAAACAGGTTTAGCACTTATTGAAGGTGTACATTTAATAGAAGAAGCTTATCAAAGTGGCTTAGTGATTGAACAATTATTCGTTGTTGATCCAAGTAGAACGGATAGTAGCTTAATTGAGTATGCAAATGAAACATTTGAAATCAATTTAAAGGTAGCTGAATCATTATCTGGAACAGTAACACCTCAAGGTTTTTTTGCTGTCATTAAGAAACCGGACTATGATATAACGACTGCGAAACAGGTTTTATTAATTGATAGAATACAAGATCCAGGTAATCTGGGTACTTTAATTCGTACAGCAGATGCTGCAGGTATTGACCTGATTGTAATGGAAAAGGGAACAGCAGATCCTTATCAAGATAAAGTGTTACGTGCTAGTCAAGGTAGTGTATTTCATATTCCAGTTATATCAGAATCATTACAGTCATACATTAATACCTTTAATGGTCCTGTTTATGGCACTGCATTAGATAACGCAGTAAGTTTTAAAGAGGTTGAAGCACAAGAGACATTTGCATTGATTCTTGGCAATGAAGGTGAAGGTGTAGATCCTGCATTATTAGAACATACTACGCAAAATATAACGATTCCAATATATGGACAAGCTGAAAGCTTAAATGTAGCCATTGCGGGTAGTATCTTGTTATATCAACTCAAAGGATAA
- the rpmF gene encoding 50S ribosomal protein L32: MAVPKRRTSKTRKNKRRTHFKISVPGMTECPSCGEYKLSHRVCKNCGSYNGEEIVSK; this comes from the coding sequence ATGGCAGTACCTAAAAGAAGAACGTCTAAAACAAGAAAAAACAAACGTCGTACTCATTTCAAAATTTCAGTACCTGGTATGACTGAATGCCCAAGTTGTGGCGAATACAAATTATCTCACCGTGTTTGTAAAAACTGTGGTTCTTACAATGGTGAAGAAATCGTATCTAAATAA
- a CDS encoding YceD family protein produces MKWSITQLRKYQGKPFEFNQTVNFEHLKESLDLIDLSEINVEGQLTVKSNEVIADMHITGTYTMPCARTLVPVEVPLDVETSEVFDLEGSDYYTDEEEQDEHYHSATDGMINIKDIVEDFVIIEKPMRAYSDNSNQMLTEGNGWEVIDEDEFEELVKEQDQEDDDSDRKQVDPRLQKLQQLYDKDQ; encoded by the coding sequence ATGAAATGGTCAATAACACAATTAAGAAAATATCAAGGTAAACCATTTGAGTTTAATCAAACGGTGAATTTTGAACATTTAAAAGAATCATTAGATCTTATCGATCTTTCTGAAATCAATGTTGAAGGACAATTAACTGTTAAATCAAACGAAGTGATTGCAGATATGCATATCACTGGTACATATACGATGCCATGTGCACGTACATTAGTACCAGTAGAAGTACCGCTAGATGTCGAAACTTCTGAAGTGTTTGATTTAGAAGGCAGTGATTATTATACTGACGAAGAAGAGCAGGATGAACATTATCATTCAGCAACTGACGGTATGATTAACATTAAAGATATTGTTGAAGATTTTGTAATTATCGAGAAACCGATGAGAGCATATTCAGACAATAGCAATCAAATGTTAACTGAAGGCAATGGTTGGGAAGTGATTGATGAAGATGAATTCGAGGAACTTGTAAAAGAACAAGACCAAGAAGATGATGATTCAGACAGAAAGCAAGTTGATCCAAGGCTTCAGAAATTACAACAATTATACGATAAAGACCAATAG
- a CDS encoding nucleotidyltransferase: MKSVGIISEYNPFHNGHLYHAQQSKLQSQADVSIALMSGNFVMRGEPALFNKFIRTQMALSAVDLVVELPTIASLSSGDYFGEMAIKLADYLDINTISFGSEHGNINDLKEATRQVLDLENSDAFKSKLKEGKSYPRIINELIQQQSTNDILQSPNNILSIGYLKGILQFAPQIEAITIHRDTAQHREQTIQHQQFASGSSIRQSIIHHHSDWENVVPEEIKSLYHSQFTTVEHAFPYIKHQLLTQRISTLQTIYTMSEGLENRLISMIKDAHSFKDLLSKVKTKRYTYTHIQRVLMNILLNIQQSDINHDIFAARILGMNENGRAYLKYLKRHFPERHFITNINQSSSTYFPIEIKATHIYNLISQQFDDDFNTPVIKS, encoded by the coding sequence ATGAAAAGTGTTGGCATTATATCTGAATATAATCCATTCCATAACGGGCATTTATATCATGCACAACAATCCAAATTACAATCACAAGCGGATGTTTCTATTGCCCTTATGAGTGGCAATTTTGTCATGCGAGGTGAACCGGCTTTATTTAATAAATTTATTCGTACACAAATGGCCCTATCAGCAGTAGATTTAGTCGTTGAACTTCCAACCATCGCCAGTCTTTCATCAGGTGATTACTTTGGTGAAATGGCAATTAAATTAGCTGATTATTTAGATATTAATACCATCTCATTTGGAAGCGAGCATGGCAATATTAACGACTTAAAAGAAGCTACACGACAGGTTCTTGATTTGGAAAACAGTGATGCCTTTAAATCAAAATTAAAAGAAGGTAAGAGTTATCCTAGGATCATTAACGAATTAATCCAACAACAATCTACAAATGATATTTTACAATCACCAAATAATATTCTAAGTATTGGATATTTAAAAGGGATTCTGCAATTCGCACCTCAAATAGAAGCTATCACTATTCATCGCGATACTGCACAACATCGTGAGCAAACGATTCAACATCAACAATTTGCTAGCGGATCATCCATACGCCAATCTATCATTCATCATCATTCTGATTGGGAAAACGTTGTTCCAGAAGAAATTAAGTCACTATATCACTCGCAATTTACAACTGTTGAGCACGCCTTTCCGTATATCAAACATCAGTTATTAACACAGCGTATTTCAACACTTCAAACCATATATACTATGAGTGAAGGTTTGGAAAATCGATTAATCTCTATGATTAAGGATGCACACTCATTTAAAGATTTATTATCTAAAGTCAAAACGAAACGATACACTTATACACATATTCAACGCGTATTAATGAATATATTACTTAATATTCAACAAAGCGATATTAACCATGATATCTTTGCTGCTAGAATATTAGGTATGAATGAAAATGGTCGGGCATATTTAAAATATCTAAAACGACATTTTCCAGAACGACATTTTATTACGAATATCAACCAATCATCTTCCACTTATTTCCCAATTGAAATTAAAGCAACGCATATCTATAATCTAATAAGCCAGCAATTCGATGATGATTTTAATACACCAGTTATCAAATCTTAA
- the coaD gene encoding pantetheine-phosphate adenylyltransferase, translated as MNKTKAVIPGSFDPITYGHLDIIERSADRFDEIHVCVLKNSSKGGTFNLDERMDLIRGSVAHLSNVEVHHYNGLLVDFCKQVGAKTIIRGLRAVSDFEYELRLTSMNKKLNSDIETMYMMTSTNYSFISSSIVKEVAAYKADISEFVPPNVAKALKEKYHI; from the coding sequence ATGAATAAGACGAAAGCAGTCATTCCCGGAAGTTTCGATCCAATTACATATGGTCATTTAGATATTATTGAAAGAAGTGCAGATCGTTTTGACGAAATACATGTTTGTGTTTTAAAAAATAGTAGTAAGGGTGGCACTTTCAATTTAGACGAACGAATGGATTTAATAAGAGGCTCAGTAGCACATTTATCCAATGTAGAAGTTCACCATTATAATGGTTTGTTAGTAGATTTTTGTAAACAAGTTGGTGCTAAAACAATTATCCGAGGTTTAAGAGCGGTAAGTGATTTTGAATATGAACTACGTTTAACATCTATGAATAAAAAGTTGAACAGTGATATCGAAACCATGTATATGATGACTAGTACGAATTATTCATTTATTAGCTCGAGTATAGTAAAAGAAGTAGCAGCATACAAAGCTGACATTTCAGAATTTGTACCACCTAATGTAGCTAAAGCCTTAAAAGAAAAATATCATATATAA
- the rsmD gene encoding 16S rRNA (guanine(966)-N(2))-methyltransferase RsmD → MRVIAGIHKSKALESLEGRNTRPTMDKVKEGIFNSLHEVSGLGLDLFAGSGALGIEALSRGMDKVIFVDQNFKAVKVIKSNLKQLDLISQSEVYKNNADRALKALAKREIQFDYIFLDPPYNKGLIDEALKSIAEFNLLKENGIIICEFSNDEHIQSAPFKEIKRYHYGLTDTLLLEKGE, encoded by the coding sequence ATGCGTGTGATAGCAGGAATACATAAAAGTAAAGCGCTAGAAAGCTTAGAGGGTCGCAATACTAGACCGACTATGGATAAAGTCAAAGAAGGCATCTTTAATAGTTTACATGAAGTATCAGGGCTTGGTTTAGATTTGTTTGCCGGTAGTGGTGCCCTTGGTATTGAAGCCTTATCTCGAGGAATGGATAAGGTCATTTTCGTAGATCAGAACTTTAAAGCGGTTAAAGTGATCAAATCAAATCTAAAACAACTCGATTTAATATCACAATCAGAAGTTTATAAAAATAATGCAGATCGAGCTTTGAAAGCCTTAGCTAAGAGAGAAATACAATTCGATTATATTTTTCTAGATCCACCATATAATAAAGGTTTAATCGATGAAGCATTAAAAAGCATTGCGGAGTTTAATTTACTAAAAGAAAATGGTATTATCATTTGTGAGTTTAGTAATGATGAACATATTCAAAGCGCACCGTTTAAAGAAATAAAAAGATATCATTATGGTTTGACAGATACTTTGTTATTAGAAAAAGGAGAATAA
- a CDS encoding DUF2129 domain-containing protein, with amino-acid sequence MNLVPRVSLVVYLKHIKHERQIRKYGHIVHSNRQRKYVIMYVNENEADDVVNKLMKLKYVRHIDGSPYRFLKKTYEKEKHEVL; translated from the coding sequence ATGAATTTAGTTCCTAGAGTAAGCCTCGTCGTTTACTTAAAACACATTAAACACGAGAGACAAATTAGAAAATATGGTCACATCGTTCATTCTAATAGACAACGTAAGTACGTTATTATGTATGTTAATGAGAATGAAGCGGATGATGTTGTAAATAAATTAATGAAATTAAAATATGTAAGACATATCGATGGATCCCCTTATCGATTTTTAAAGAAAACTTATGAAAAAGAAAAACACGAAGTTTTATAA
- a CDS encoding glycerophosphodiester phosphodiesterase — translation MVKLNKWLVNGSLAAASIIGSVLYINQNKKPREINAIPPFFSGVAPYLFAHRGGMAVRPEQTKLAFDNAVQYGVDGFETDVRLTKDKALIVFHDATVDRTTNGSGKVCEHTLAELRKLDAGYYFTDINRQYPYRGHSDAKILTFEELLELYPEMYINVDLKDHPDSYEGAIAPEVLYHQISKHQAEHRVLVTSFHKEQIERFDQLSKGTVAIGASQSEVTEAFIKFNTFRGNTYHPKANTFQMPIEFKGIRLTSARFIKWLTLLNIVPGYYGINSIDLMTDLYQKGAHTLVTDRPDLAQQFKETLK, via the coding sequence ATGGTTAAACTAAATAAGTGGTTAGTTAATGGCTCATTAGCAGCGGCAAGTATAATAGGAAGTGTGCTTTATATTAATCAAAATAAAAAGCCACGTGAAATTAATGCAATCCCTCCATTCTTTTCAGGTGTAGCACCATATCTGTTTGCTCATAGAGGTGGTATGGCCGTAAGACCTGAACAAACTAAATTAGCATTTGATAATGCAGTTCAATATGGCGTGGATGGCTTTGAGACGGATGTACGATTAACTAAAGATAAAGCGCTCATTGTTTTCCATGATGCAACGGTAGATCGTACTACGAATGGATCAGGAAAAGTATGTGAACATACGCTTGCTGAGTTAAGAAAATTAGATGCCGGTTATTATTTTACAGATATTAATCGTCAATACCCATATCGTGGACATTCAGACGCAAAAATTCTTACGTTTGAAGAGTTATTAGAACTTTACCCAGAAATGTATATCAATGTAGACTTGAAAGATCATCCTGATAGCTATGAAGGTGCCATAGCACCTGAAGTACTTTATCATCAAATTTCTAAACATCAAGCAGAACACCGTGTTTTAGTCACAAGTTTCCATAAAGAACAAATAGAACGCTTTGACCAATTAAGTAAAGGTACAGTTGCAATTGGTGCAAGTCAAAGTGAAGTTACTGAAGCTTTCATTAAATTCAATACCTTTAGAGGTAACACTTATCATCCTAAAGCTAATACTTTCCAAATGCCTATCGAATTTAAAGGTATACGACTTACATCTGCAAGATTTATTAAATGGTTAACACTACTAAACATCGTACCAGGATATTATGGCATTAATAGCATTGATTTAATGACAGACCTTTATCAAAAGGGTGCACATACCCTTGTAACTGATCGTCCTGATCTAGCACAACAGTTTAAAGAAACATTAAAATAA
- a CDS encoding YlbF family regulator has product MINEETLSILDDVEALSDMIVDSVIYHDYIEAKELLYQDDEAHLLYSAFLKSKDKYDDVMRFGRYHPDYKTIMMETRQRKRAYEMLPVVMDYKSKEVELQNLIDEVISKIALAVSDNVKIETGNPFFQTTAHGCASGGSCNCSL; this is encoded by the coding sequence ATGATAAATGAAGAAACATTGTCTATTTTAGACGATGTCGAAGCATTGTCTGATATGATCGTAGATTCTGTAATATATCATGACTACATTGAAGCAAAGGAATTATTATATCAAGATGATGAAGCGCACTTATTATACTCAGCTTTTTTAAAGTCTAAAGATAAATATGATGATGTCATGCGTTTTGGTAGATATCATCCGGATTATAAAACAATAATGATGGAAACACGTCAACGTAAAAGAGCTTATGAAATGTTGCCTGTGGTTATGGACTATAAATCTAAAGAAGTAGAATTACAGAATTTAATAGATGAAGTGATTAGTAAAATTGCATTAGCAGTATCAGATAATGTAAAAATTGAAACGGGTAATCCATTCTTTCAAACAACTGCACATGGATGTGCTTCTGGAGGATCATGTAATTGCTCACTATAG
- a CDS encoding CAP-associated domain-containing protein codes for MKKLVIRILGVVFLVSFLIYLFYSPRLKFDVLENPNKNQKTERTEQFKNTNKDIENPKPKKGVGTWIGKNINQLTKKYGQANRTYPVSDGYKNYVFKKKNQYYIVSVKDNQIKSVYATGNDVNMSPLHIGEENSKIYENTSINPEPTIKSNGKVYEFELSDEDLKTQTLIKYGNVYAQVYSDQQSNKIMAIRFLDKDALASLQPYKTNESQSSSSKKHKELPYEQNPNQLMTLYEVTNEMRKLKGLKPLKVNNDIAHIASINLFDATKSGYDSVEFTENALKQQLDERDISYTSTSQNVGYNFDDVPTLIHSWMNSDIHRSRMLNTKYDEMGGEVMKDYYSLIFLEK; via the coding sequence ATGAAAAAATTAGTAATACGAATATTAGGTGTAGTCTTTTTAGTTTCTTTTCTAATCTATTTATTTTACTCACCACGTTTAAAGTTTGATGTATTAGAAAACCCTAATAAAAATCAAAAAACTGAGCGAACTGAACAGTTTAAGAATACTAATAAAGATATTGAAAATCCAAAGCCTAAAAAAGGTGTAGGTACTTGGATTGGGAAAAATATTAATCAGCTTACTAAAAAGTATGGGCAAGCTAATCGTACATATCCTGTTAGTGATGGTTATAAAAATTATGTGTTTAAGAAGAAAAATCAATATTACATTGTAAGCGTTAAAGATAATCAAATTAAATCTGTATATGCTACTGGCAATGATGTAAATATGAGTCCGTTACATATAGGTGAAGAAAATTCTAAAATCTATGAAAATACAAGCATTAATCCTGAACCAACTATTAAATCTAATGGCAAGGTTTATGAGTTTGAATTGTCTGATGAAGACTTAAAAACGCAAACATTAATTAAATACGGTAATGTGTATGCGCAAGTATATTCTGATCAACAATCTAATAAGATTATGGCAATTCGTTTTTTAGATAAAGATGCATTAGCTTCATTACAACCATACAAAACCAATGAATCTCAGTCTTCATCTAGCAAAAAACATAAAGAATTACCATATGAACAAAATCCCAATCAGTTAATGACACTCTATGAAGTGACAAACGAAATGAGAAAGTTAAAAGGTTTAAAACCATTAAAAGTAAATAATGATATTGCGCATATAGCCTCTATTAATTTGTTTGATGCAACGAAGAGTGGTTATGATTCAGTTGAATTTACTGAAAATGCATTAAAACAGCAATTAGATGAACGAGATATTAGCTATACTTCTACAAGTCAAAATGTGGGTTATAACTTTGATGATGTTCCTACATTAATTCATAGTTGGATGAATTCGGATATTCATCGATCAAGAATGTTAAATACCAAGTATGATGAAATGGGCGGAGAAGTGATGAAAGATTATTATTCATTAATTTTCTTAGAAAAATAA
- a CDS encoding DUF420 domain-containing protein, translated as MNVPILPTLSTSCIVISAILVAIGWRLIWKKQIDKHKKVMLWAAIFAATFFIIYASRTIFIGNTAFGGPDSIKIYYTIFLVFHINLATIGGVLGLIQIFTAFKDKFNIHRKIGPIASIIWFFTAITGVAVYLLLYILYPGGETTSLIKATLGL; from the coding sequence ATGAACGTACCTATATTACCAACGTTAAGTACCTCATGCATTGTTATTAGTGCGATATTAGTGGCAATTGGTTGGAGACTTATTTGGAAAAAACAAATTGATAAGCATAAAAAAGTAATGCTATGGGCAGCTATTTTCGCAGCTACATTCTTTATTATTTATGCTAGTCGTACAATCTTTATAGGAAATACTGCATTTGGTGGTCCAGATAGTATTAAAATTTACTATACGATTTTCTTAGTATTCCATATTAACCTAGCAACAATTGGTGGGGTATTAGGCTTAATACAAATTTTTACGGCCTTCAAAGATAAATTTAATATTCATAGAAAAATTGGACCTATTGCTTCAATTATTTGGTTCTTTACAGCTATTACTGGTGTGGCAGTATATTTACTTTTATACATCTTATATCCAGGTGGCGAAACAACTTCATTAATTAAAGCAACTTTAGGTTTATAA
- the cyoE gene encoding heme o synthase: MNKEQTLSQDAGRVTFKELQQIIKMGLVQGNLIPAFAGAWLAVVMTNHSFLSSIPQILLMIIGSTFIMGGACALNNYYDQDIDQIMPSKQNRPTVNDRISNKHLLILSFGMMLVGEACLFLLNIPSGVLGLIGIVGYVSYYSIWSKRHTTWNTVVGSFPGAVPPLIGWVAIDGSISVAAIALFLVVFCWQPIHFYALAIKRSDEYSLANIPMLPSVKGFNRTRISMFIWLVLLLPIPFMLSSLGTTFIVLATLLNLGWMALGLTSFKRNSDQTKWATTMFIYSLNYLVVFFVLVVVVSLIKMI; the protein is encoded by the coding sequence ATGAACAAAGAACAAACTTTGTCACAAGATGCGGGCCGTGTGACATTCAAAGAGTTACAACAGATTATTAAGATGGGCCTTGTTCAAGGGAATTTAATTCCTGCATTTGCCGGGGCTTGGTTGGCTGTTGTAATGACAAACCATTCCTTCCTATCGTCGATACCTCAAATTTTATTAATGATTATAGGTTCTACATTTATAATGGGCGGTGCATGTGCACTTAATAATTACTATGACCAAGATATTGATCAGATCATGCCTAGTAAACAAAATAGACCCACTGTAAATGATAGAATTTCAAATAAACACTTATTAATTTTAAGCTTTGGTATGATGTTAGTAGGTGAGGCATGTTTATTTTTACTCAATATTCCATCAGGCGTATTAGGATTAATTGGTATCGTAGGATACGTTTCTTATTATTCGATTTGGTCTAAACGACACACAACTTGGAATACTGTCGTAGGTAGTTTTCCAGGTGCTGTACCACCATTAATTGGTTGGGTAGCGATTGATGGTTCTATCAGTGTTGCTGCAATAGCATTATTTTTAGTAGTATTTTGTTGGCAACCTATTCATTTCTACGCTTTAGCTATTAAACGTAGTGATGAATATTCATTAGCAAACATTCCAATGTTACCATCAGTTAAAGGATTCAATAGAACACGTATAAGTATGTTCATTTGGTTAGTATTATTATTGCCAATACCATTCATGTTATCTAGTTTAGGTACTACATTTATTGTATTAGCTACATTATTAAATCTAGGTTGGATGGCATTAGGTTTGACATCGTTCAAACGCAATAGTGATCAAACTAAATGGGCAACAACAATGTTTATCTATTCATTAAACTATTTAGTTGTATTCTTTGTACTTGTTGTAGTCGTATCACTTATTAAAATGATATAA
- a CDS encoding COX15/CtaA family protein yields the protein MFRKENLKWLSVLATIIMTFVQLGGALVTKTGSEDGCGSSWPLCNGAFLPQNLPIQTIIELSHRAVSALSLIVVLWLVITAWKHIGYIKEIKPLSIISVGFLLLQALVGAAAVVWQQNDYVLALHFGISLVSFSSVFLMTLIVFSIDQKYEADEVMIKKPLRTLTWLMAIIVYLTIYTGALVRHTDSSLAYGAWPVPFDDIVPHNVHDWVQFAHRGMAFITFMWIMFTFIHAVKNYADNRTIKYGYTAAFILVILQVVTGALSVITNVNLFIALLHALFITYLFGMIAYFILLMLRTTRSLKNKS from the coding sequence TTGTTTAGAAAAGAAAACCTTAAATGGTTAAGTGTCTTAGCAACAATTATCATGACATTTGTACAATTAGGTGGTGCACTCGTCACTAAAACTGGTTCAGAAGATGGTTGTGGTTCCTCGTGGCCTTTATGTAATGGAGCATTTCTGCCACAAAATTTACCTATACAAACCATTATCGAATTGAGTCACAGAGCTGTATCAGCATTGTCCCTTATCGTGGTATTGTGGTTAGTTATAACTGCATGGAAACATATCGGATATATCAAAGAAATTAAACCATTATCTATAATTAGTGTTGGTTTCTTATTACTGCAAGCTTTAGTAGGCGCTGCAGCAGTTGTGTGGCAACAAAATGATTATGTTTTAGCACTACATTTCGGTATATCACTAGTGAGTTTCTCTTCAGTATTCTTAATGACACTAATTGTCTTCTCAATTGATCAAAAATATGAAGCTGATGAGGTAATGATTAAAAAGCCACTACGTACATTAACTTGGTTAATGGCAATTATTGTTTATTTAACAATTTACACAGGTGCACTAGTAAGACATACTGACTCAAGTCTAGCTTATGGTGCATGGCCAGTACCTTTTGATGATATTGTCCCACACAACGTACATGATTGGGTACAGTTCGCACATAGAGGTATGGCATTTATTACTTTCATGTGGATTATGTTCACTTTTATTCATGCCGTCAAAAATTATGCTGATAATCGTACAATCAAATACGGTTACACAGCTGCTTTTATTCTAGTTATTTTACAAGTAGTCACTGGTGCATTATCAGTCATTACAAATGTTAATTTGTTTATTGCATTACTTCATGCTTTATTTATTACTTATTTATTCGGTATGATTGCCTATTTCATTCTATTAATGTTAAGAACCACAAGAAGTTTAAAAAACAAATCATAA